The Rhodococcus rhodochrous DNA window AGCTGGGCGCGGCGTGAGCACCGACACCCCGGGGGCGCCGTCCCCGGTGGACCTGGCCGAACTGACGCTCGTCGAAGCCGAGCTCGACAAGCGCTGGCCGGAGACGAAGATCGAACCGTCCCTGGCGCGGATCGCCGCGCTCATGGACATCCTCGGGTCGCCGCAGAACAGCTACCCGTCGATCCACGTCGCCGGCACGAACGGCAAGACGTCGACGACCCGCATGATCGACGCGCTGCTCACCCGCATGCACCACCGCGTCGGCCGGACGACGAGCCCGCACCTGCAGCTCGCCACCGAGCGGATCAGCATCGACGGTGCGCCGGTCTCGCCGCGGACCTACGTCGACACCTACCGCGACATCGAACCGTACGTCCGGATGATCGACGAGCAGTCCGAGGCGGCCGGTGGCCCGAAGATGAGCAAGTTCGAGGTCACCACCGCTATGGCGTTCGCGGCGTTCGCCGACGCACCCGTCGACGTGGCGGTCGTCGAGGTCGGTCTCGGCGGACGGTGGGACGCCACCAACGTCGTCACCGGGCAGGTCGCAGTGATCACGCCGGTCGGGATCGACCACACCGGCTATCTCGGCGACACCCTCACGGAGATCGCGGGGGAGAAGGCCGGGATCATCAAGAAGGCACCCGACGACGGTCTCGTGCCCCGCGACACCGTGGCGATCATCGCGCAGCAGGAGCCCGAGGCGATGGACGTGCTGCTGCGGCAGGCCGTCGAGGCCGACGCGGCCGTGGCCCGTCAGGGCTCCGAGTTCGCGGTGGTGCGACGCGCGGTCGCCGTCGGCGGACAGCAGATCGACCTGCAGGGTCTCGGCGGTCTCTACACCGACATCTTCCTGCCGCTCCACGGCGAGCACCAGGCGCACAACGCGTCGGTCGCGCTGGCCGCGGTCGAGGCGTTCTTCGGGGCGGGCCCCGGCAAGCAGCTCGACGTGGAGGCGGTGCGCGACGCGTTCGCGTCGGTGACCACGCCGGGCCGGCTCGAACGGGTGCGCAACGCACCCACTGTCTTCCTCGACGCCGCGCACAACCCGCACGGCGCGAAGGCCCTCGCGGCCGCGCTCGCCCAGGAGTTCGACTTCCGCAAGCTCGTGGGCGTCGTGAGCGTGATGGCCGACAAGGACGTCGCGGGTCTGATCGAGGCGCTCGAACCGGTCTTCGACGAGATCGTCGTCACGCACAACGGGTCGCCGCGGGCGATGGACGTCGACGATCTCGCGAACATCGCCGTCGCCCGATTCGGCGACGAACGGGTCGTCACCGCGGCGACGCTCCCGGATGCGATCGAGACCGCGATCGCGATCGCGGAGGAGGTCGGCGAGCCCGGCGAAGCGGTGTCGGGCGCCGGGGTCGTGGTCACCGGTTCGGTGGTGACCGCAGGTGCGGCCCGCAGTCTGTTCGGAAAGGATCCCGCGTGAGCAACGACAAGCCGGAGGAACAGAAGTTCCGGCCGCCGACGACGGACCCCTGGAAGGGCTTCCGCGGCGTGATGGCGGGAACGCTCGTGCTCGAGGCGATCGTGGTGCTGCTGGTGCTGCCGGTGATCGCGACCGTCGGCGGGGGACTGAGCGCGTGGTCGACGACCTACGTCGTGGGCCTCGCCGTTCTCATGTTCCTCGGAGCCGGGGTGCAGAAGAAGTCGTGGGCGATCCCCTTCAACATCACGTTGCAGGTGCTCGCCGTGCTCGGCTTCTTCGTCGACCTCGCGTTCGGTGCGGTGGGTGTGCTCTTCGCCGTGGTGTGGGCGTACATCTTCTACCTGCGCAAGGACATCAGGGATCGCGAATCCAGGGGTCTGCTGCCGGGCCAGCGGGACGACCTCTAGGCTTGTCGCGTGACTGAGCGGACCCTGGTACTGATCAAGCCCGACGGCGTCGCACGCCGTCACGTCGGAGAGATCCTCTCGCGCATCGAGCGCAAGGGGCTGGACATCGTGGCTCTCGAGCTGCGCACCGCGACCGAGGAGGTCGCCGGAGCGCACTACGCCGAGCACGAGGGCAAGCCCTTCTACCCCTCGCTGATCGAGTTCATCACCGGCGGCCCCCTCGTGGCCGCGGTCCTCGAAGGCCCCCGCGCGATCGCGGCGTTCCGGCAGCTCGCCGGTGGCACCGATCCGGTCGAGAAGGCCGTGCCCGGCTCGATCCGTGGCGACCTCGGTCTGGATCCGGGCGAGAACCTGGTCCACGGCTCCGACTCGGTGGAGTCCGCCGAGCGCGAGATCGCTCTCTGGTTCCCCGCCCTGGCTGCGAAGTAACAGCCCCGCCCGAGCGGCGCCTGGCGTGTCGCTCACGAAACCTCTCGGGCGTCGCGCTTCGCGCCTCCCGACACCGCCGACGGCGCCCTCCGGGGCGCCGTTGGCGTATCCGTGCATCTCCGTGTGGGATACTGGCAGAGGTTGCCCCGCACACACCGCGTGCGGAGCGGCCGAACGACATCACGGATCGATGCCCGACATCGCTGTGGCCGAGGACGAAGGAGACACCTCGCTCGGCGGCACGCTGGATGTTCCGGCGCTCGACCCGCGATCAAGCCAGGCATTGCTCGGCCGTGCAGTGAAAACGGGCACCGGACGACCGCGCGATGCGAGACCGGAAGGACTCGCGCCCACCCGGCGCGAGTACACAAGCTGCGCCCCCGCGTGGCCGCTCACATCGCTGTTGTCGGTGGTGGACGCGCCCGGGGGCCTTAGGAGACCTACGTGGCCGATCAAGAGCCGCCGGAGAACAACTCGATCGAAGCGTCGGACGCAGGGGGACGGAACCTCCTCGGTCTGCCTGCCAAGATCCGCGTCCATGCCCTCGCCAAGCTGCTGGGGCTGACCAGTAAGCAGGTGATCGCGAAAGCCGCCGAGCGCGGCACCGAGCTGCGCAGTGCGCACTCGACCCTCCCACGCGATGTCGCGGAGGACCTGCATGCCGCGTTGAGCGACGACACGGGCATACCCGAGCCCGCCGTACAGGAAGCTGAGACGGCTCCCGAAGCTGCAGCCGAGACGGCTCCCGAAGCTGTGGCGGAGACGGCTCCCGAAGCCGAGCCCGCGCCGGAGCCTGCCGTGGAGACGACTCCCGAGCCTGCTACCGAGGCTGCGGAGACCGCCGAGGCCGTGCCGGTCGAGAGCGACGAACTGCGACCCACCGAGAAGACCGCGGACGAGACCGCACCGCAGGCACTCGACATCCCCTCCGTCGGAGGACCCACCGGGCTGTTCACGTCGGTGGAGCAGAGCACGCCGCTGTTCGAGATGCCCGAGCCGTCCACCACGGCCGAGCCGATCGTCGCTGCACCGCTGTTCCTCCAGCCGGAGGTGCCCTCGCCTGCCGAGGAGGAGGAGACCCGCCCGCGTCGCCGGCGCGCACGCCGCGGCAAGGACACCGAGCAGGCACCGGCCGAGGACGAGCAGCAGACCGTCGAGCCGGCCGCCGCCGAGTCCGCCGAGTCCACCGGGGAAGCGCCGTCGCAGCAGGCGGACGAAGACCAGGACGATCAGCCGCGTCGCCGCCGCCGCGGACGTCGCGGTCGTGGACGTGGCCGCGGGGACGGCACCGATACCGACCAGCAGGACGAGACCACCGCGACCGGCGAGGACTCGGAGTCCGCCGCCGCGGAGACGGAGAAGTCCGCCGAATCGGAGTCCACCGCAGCGGAGACTCCCGCCGAGGAGACCGCAGGCACCGAGGAAGGCACCTCCGACGAGGCCGCCTCGGGTGACGAACAGAGCAGCGACGAGCACGACACCGACGACGAGCAGGGCGGGGGGACGTCCCGTCGCCGCCGCCGTCGCCGTCGTCGTCGCGGTTCCGACACCGACACCGCGAGCACCGATGACGACTCGGTTCCCACGGTCGTCCACGAGCGGGAGCCGCGTCCGAAGAGCCGCGCCAAGGACGAGGTCCAGGGCATCAGCGGTTCGACGCGTCTCGAGGCGAAGCGTCAGCGTCGTCGCGACGGTCGCGAGGCCGGTCGCCGCCGGCCCCCGATCCTCACCGAATCGGAGTTCCTCGCCCGCCGCGAGGCCGTCGACCGGGTCATGGTCGTCCGCGAACGCACGGGCGGTTCCCACGCGGGCATGACGCAGGTCGCGGTGCTCGAGGACGGCATCCTCGTCGAGCACTTCGTCACGACCTCCGGTTCGGCGTCGATGGTCGGCAACATCTACCTCGGCCGCGTGCAGAACGTCCTCCCGTCCATGGAGGCGGCGTTCATCGACATCGGCCGTGGCCGCAACGGCGTGCTCTACGCCGGTGAGGTGAACTGGGAGGCCGCGGGCCTCGGAGGCAACTCCCGGAAGATCGAGCAGGCCCTCAAGCCCGGCGACCAGGTGGTCGTGCAGGTCAGCAAGGACCCGGTCGGTCACAAGGGCGCACGTCTGACCACCCAGATCAGCCTCGCCGGACGCTTCCTGGTGTACGTGCCGGGCGGTTCGTCGACGGGCATCAGCCGCAAGCTGCCCGACACCGAGCGCAAGCGACTCAAGGACATCCTCCGGGAGATCGTCCCCTCCGAGGCGGGCGTGATCATCCGTACCGCCGCGGAGGGCGTGAGCGAGGAGGAACTCTCGCGCGACGTCACCCGCCTGCAGACGCAGTGGGAGTCGATCCGCGAGCAGTCCGAGAAGCTGCAGGCCGACGCATCGGGCCAGCCGAAGACGCTCTACGAGGAGCCGGATCTGCTCGTGAAGGTCGTGCGCGACCTGTTCAACGAGGACTTCTCCAAGCTCGTCATCGAGGGTGACTCGGCGTGGAACACCGTCGAGAGCTACATCCGGACCGTCGCACCCGACCTGCTGCCGCGCGTCGAGCGCTACCGCTCGGAGAACTCGGTGGACGTCTTCGGTGCGCACCGCATCGACGAGCAGCTCGCGAAGGCTCTCGACCGTAAGGTGTGGCTGCCGTCCGGCGGCACGCTCGTCATCGACCGCACCGAGGCGATGACCGTCATCGACGTCAACACCGGCAAGTTCACCGGGTCCGGCGGCAACCTCGAGGAGACGGTCACCCGCAACAACCTCGAGGCGGCCGAGGAGATCGTCCGCCAGATGCGCCTGCGCGACATCGGCGGCATGATCGTCGTCGACTTCATCGACATGGTGCTCGAATCGAACCGCGACCTCGTGCTGCGTCGCCTGACCGAGGCTCTCGGCCGGGACCGCACCCGCCACCAGGTCTCGGAGGTCACCTCGCTCGGCCTGGTCCAGATGACGCGCAAGCGGCTCGGGACCGGTCTCGTCGAGGCGTTCTCCACCACCTGTGAGCACTGCAGCGGCCGCGGCCTCATCGTGCACTCGGAGCCGATCGAGTCGAAGTCGTCGGACGACTCCGGTCGTTCGTCCGGCGGTGGTTCGCGGCGCAAGCGTGGACGCGACAAGAGCTCGCAGGAGCCCGCCGCCGAGACACACACGACGCCGTCGCCCGACGAGGTCGTCAAGCGTGCCGCTCACCCCGTCGCGCTCGCGATGGCCGCGCACAACTCGACACCGGCCGCGGACGCTCCGGCGGCAGAGCCGGCAGCGACCGAGACCGCATCCGAGGCAGTGTCCGCACCCGCGGGCGACGTCGACCCGGTCAAGGTCACCGAGCCGCTGCAGGCCGTCGAGCCCGAGAAGGTCGCCGCGCCGACGAAGGAGTCCGTCGCCGGGGAGGACGCCACCACGGTGACGACCGCCTCCGACGAACCCGCCGAGGTCGAGGCAGAGATCGCAGCAGCCGAAGCCGCAGTCGCGGGGACCGCTGTTCCCGAGGCTGCCGTCTCCGGAGCAGGGGAGAGCACCGACGGAGCGGCTTCCGTCGAGGCCGCAGAACCGGCTCCGCGTCGCCGCCGGGCACGCAGGGTCGCCCGGGCGGCCGCAGCGCCCGCCGGGGACGGTGGGCTTGCAGCCAAGGTGTTCGTCGTCCCTGCGCCGACCGGTACGTCGACGGAGGCCGAGTCGGATTCCCGGCCGAGCACACCGGTCGAGACGCCGGTGGAGATCGTGCGGCGGCCGCGTTCGCGGCGTGCCGCAGGGCGCCCCGCCGGACCTCCGGTGGACGCCGAAGCGTGACCCTCCGCTTCCGGGCCGGTCACGACCGGCCCGGAAGCAGGCACTACCGTGCCACCCGGTTTGACCCTGGGAGTCACCTTCCCGTAATCTTGTTCAGTCGCTACTCGGCGATAGTGCCCAGCCGCGTCCGGATTCAGGATGCCGGCGGGACCCGAGTCAGCAACCACACCAGACCAGTCGCGTCCGCAGCACTGTGGCGCGAGCACGTTCGAAGAAGCAAGGGGTAGCCGTCCGATGGCAACGTACGCGATCGTCAAGACCGGCGGTAAGCAGTACAAGGTCGCTGAAGGCGACCTCGTCAAGGTCGAGAAGATCGAGGGTGAGCCCGGCGCTGCTGTCTCGCTTGCCCCGGTCCTCGTCGTCGACGGATCCGAACTGACCACCGACGCCGACAAGCTGGCCAAGGTCTCGGTCACCGGCGAGATCGTCGAGCACACCAAGGGCCCGAAGATCCGCATCCACAAGTTCAAGAACAAGACCGGGTACCACAAGCGCCAGGGCCACCGTCAGAAGCTGACGGTCGTCAAGGTCACCGGCATCAAGTAAACCGAGCTTCGAGCTTCAACCCCAGGAGGGTTCGTCATGGCACACAAGAAGGGCGCATCCAGCTCCCGTAACGGTCGCGATTCGAACGCACAGCGACTCGGCGTCAAGCGCTTCGGTGGCCAGGCCGTCAACGCCGGCGAGATCATCGTGCGCCAGCGCGGCACCCACTTCCACCCCGGCGTGAACGTGGGACGCGGCGGCGACGACACGCTGTTCGCCCTCGCGGCCGGTGCCGTCGAGTTCGGTACCAAGCGCGGTCGCAAGACCGTCAACATCGTTCCGGCTGCGGCAGACGCCTGATCTGCCGTCCGGTAACGGACACCGCGGGACCAGTTCCCGCGACATACTCCCAATAGGGGCGGGCCAGGGTCGCACACCCTGACCCGCCCTTGTTGCGTTGATCACCAGGTTTGTTTTTTCGGACGAGAGAAGGTCCACCCATGTCCCGCTTCATCGACCGGGTGGTGCTGCACGTCAGCGCCGGTAAGGGCGGCAACGGCTGCGCCTCCGTCCACCGCGAGAAGTTCAAGCCGCTCGGCGGCCCCGACGGCGGTAACGGAGGCAACGGCGGCGACGTCGTCCTCGAAGTCGACCGCAACGTCCACACCCTGCTCGACTTCCACTTCCACCAGCACGCCAAGGCGACCAACGGTGCCCAGGGCGCCGGCGGCCACCGCAACGGTGCCAACGGCGGCGACCTCGTCCTGAAGGTTCCCGACGGCACCGTCGTGCTCGACCGCGACGGACGGATCCTCGCCGACCTCGTGGGCACCGGCACGCGTTTCGTCGCCGCGCACGGCGGTCGCGGTGGTCTCGGCAATGCCGCACTCGCGTCGAAGGCACGCAAGGCCCCCGGCTTCGCGCTGCTCGGTGAGGAGGGTGAGGAACTCGATCTCGTCCTCGAACTGAAGTCCGTCGCCGACGTCGGTCTCGTGGGCTTCCCCTCGGCCGGCAAGTCGTCGCTCGTGTCGGTGCTCTCGGCCGCGAAGCCGAAGATCGCCGACTACCCGTTCACCACCCTCGTGCCGAATCTCGGTGTGGTGCAGTCGGGCGACACGACCTTCACCGTCGCCGACGTGCCCGGCCTGATCCCCGGCGCCAGTGAGGGCCGCGGTCTCGGCCTCGACTTCCTCCGTCATCTCGAGCGCTGCGCCGTGCTCGCGCACGTCGTCGACTGCGCGACCCTCGAACCCGGCCGCGACCCGATCTCCGACATCGACGCGCTCGAGGCCGAACTCGCCGCCTACCAGCCCGCGTTGTCGGGCGACAGCGGACTCGGCGACCTCGCCGAGCGCCCCCGCATCGTGATCCTCAACAAGGCCGACGTGCCCGACGCGAAGGAACTCGCCGAGTTCGTCACCCCCGAACTCGAGGCCCGCGGCTGGCCGGTCTTCACGATCTCGGCCGTGAGCCGCGACGGCCTGCGTCCGCTGACGTTCGCGCTCGCGAAGATGGTCGACGAATACCGCGAGGCACATCCGCCGGCCGCGCCGACCCGCCCGGTGATCCGTCCCGTCGCCCGCGACGAGGAGGCCTTCACCGTGGTCCGCGATCCCGAGGTGCCCGGCGGATTCATCGTGCGGGGCACCCGCCCCGAGCGGTGGGTGCGCCAGACGGCCTTCGACAACGACGAGGCCGTCGGTTACCTCGCCGACCGCCTCGCACGTCTCGGCGTCGAGGACAAGCTCGTCAAGCTCGGCGCGGAACCCGGATGCTGGGTCACCATCGGCGAGGTCGGCTTCGAGTGGGAACCGCAGACGCAGGCCGGCGTGGACGTCGTGCCCACCGGTCGCGGCACCGACGCCCGCCTCGACCAGGTCGACCGCGTCGGCGCCGCCGAACGTCGCCACGCCAAGAAGGTGCGCCGCGGTCTGGCCACCGACGACGAGTTCGAGTAACCGGCCCCGCGTTCCCACCGTTCAGGAAGCCCGAAGCGTACCGAGGAGAACATGAGCGACACCCGGGAGGTCGTCTCCCACGCCCGCAGCGTAGTGGTCAAGATCGGCTCGTCGGCGATCACGAGCCTGGTGGGTGGGCTCGACCGTGGCCGGCTCGATCGTCTCGTCGATGCCATCGAGGCCCGGATCCGCACGGGTTCGAGTGTCGTCGTGGTCTCCTCGGGTGCGGTCGGTGCCGGGCTCGCACCGCTCGGTCTCACGAGTCGGCCGCGTGATCTCGCGACGAAGCAGGCTGCGGCCAGCGTCGGGCAGCTCACCCTCGCTCACGCCTGGGGCACCTCCTTCGCCCGCTACGACCGCACCGTGGGCCAGGTGCTGCTCACCGCCGACGACATCGGCCGGCGCATTCAGCATCGCAACGCGCAACGCACCCTCGACCGGCTGCGTTCGCTCGGGGCGGTCCCGGTGGTCAACGAGAACGACACCGTCGCGACCGTCGAACTGCGCTTCGGCGACAACGACCGGCTCGCCGCCCTCGTCGCGCATCTCATCGGCGCCGACGCGCTGATCCTGCTGTCCGACGTCGACGGCCTGTACGACGGGGATCCCCGCAAGGGCTCCGCGAACCTCATCCCCGAGGTCCGCACCCCCGAGGATCTCGACGGCGTGGTCGCCGGCTCGGGCGGCGCGCTGGGCACCGGTGGCATGGCGTCGAAACTGTCCGCGGCCCGTCTCGCGGCGGACTCCGGCGTGCCGGTGCTGCTCGCCGCGGCCGCCCAGGCCGATCGCGCGCTGGGCGCCGCCGACGTCGGCACGGCCTTCGCGGCCCGTCCGCAGCGTCTGTCGGCGCGGCGTTTCTGGGTGCGGCATGCTGCCGACGTCCACGGTTCGCTGTATCTCGACGAGGGTGCCGTGCGCGCCGTGATGGAGCGGCGACGCTCGCTGCTCGCCGCCGGAATCACCGGCACCAGTGGCGGTTTCCACGCCGGCGACGTCGTGGGCATCGTCGCGCCCGACGGCCGCACGGTTGCGCGCGGTGTGGTGGCCTACGACGCGTCCGAACTCGATTTCATGATCGGCTTCTCGACCAGGCAGCTGCCGCCGGATCTCCAGCGACCCGTCGTGCACGCCGACGATCTCGTCCGGGTGGTCTGAGAACCTCACGAAGTCGGTGCGGTCACCGCGTCGGCCAGGAAGGCGAGGGTCTCCGAGGTACCCGCTTCGAGCTTGAGGGTCGCCAGCGCATCCCCGCGGGTGGGGCCGCGATTGACCACCACCACCGGGATGTTCCGCTGCGCGGCGCGACGCACGAAACGCAGCCCCGACTGCACCGTCAGCGAACTCCCGGCGACCAGCAGGGCGTCGGCACTGTCCACCACCGAGAATGCGAGATCGACGCGCGGGCGCGGCACCGTCTCCCCGAAGTACACGATGTCGGGTTTGAGCATCCCGCCGCAGCGCTCGCAGTCCACTACGACGAAGTCCTCGGTGTCGGTGACCACCGCGTCCGCGTCGGGGGCGACCTCGAGACCGGTCGTCGCGCGCATCCGGTCGTCGAATCCCGGATTGGCCGCGCACAGCCGCTCGTGCAGCGTGAACCGCGAGATGCGGTGTTCGCACGACAGGCATCGGACCTGCGCGTAGGTGCCGTGCAGGTCGACGACCCGCCGGCTGCTGGCCTTCGTGTGCAGCAGGTCGACGTTCTGGGTGATCACGCCGACGACGGAACCGGCGCGTTCGAGGGCCGCGAGCGCCCGGTGCCCGGCATTCGGGCGGGCGGCGTCCATGTGCTTCCAGCCGACGTGGTTGCGCGCCCAGTAGCGTTGCCGGAACTCCGCGTCGCCGACGAACTGCTGGTAGGTCATCGGGTTGCGGGGCGGCGAGTCCGGTCCGCGATAGTCGGGGATACCGGAGTCCGTCGACAGCCCGGCGCCGGTGAGAACAGCGATCCGACGGCCGTGCAGGAGAGTGGGCAGGTCGTCGGAACGGAGTGGAACGTCGATCACTCCATCTACGGTAGGCCGCTTCCGGGAACCGGCGCTGCGGGCAGGAGCGCGCGGACCGCATCGATGGTGTCGGCGTCGGCGGCCGACTTGTCGGGCCGGTACCGCAGCACCCGTGCGAAGCGCAGCGCCACCCCGCCCGGATAGCGGCTGCTGGTCTGCACTCCGTCGAGTTCGATCTCGACGACGATCGCGGGTCGCAGGTGGACGGTGTGCTCGTCGCGATGCGTCTCGTGGCGCGGGAATTCCTCTGTCTGCCACTGCAGCAGCGCGTCGGTGAGTCCCTTGAACGTCTTCCCGACCATGATCGGCGGACCACCGTCCGGGTCGCGGGCACCGAGGTGCAGATTGGACAGGAAGCCGGTGCGGCGCCCGTAACCCCACTCGGCGGCGAGCACCACGAGATCCAGGGGGTGCTCGGGTTTGACCTTCTGCCAGGCTCGGCCCCGGCGTCCGGCGGTGTAGGTCGACGTGAGCGACTTCACCATGACGCCCTCGTGACCGTTGCCGAGCGAGTCACCGAGATGCGCCTCGGCGCTGTCGGCGTCCGGAGCGACGAGCGCGGGGATACGGTGCTCACCCGCGACACGGGCGAGCTGGTCGAGACGCACCGACAGTGGCTCGTCGAGCAGGTCGGCGCCGTCGAGGTGCAGGCAGTCGAAGAAGTACGGGTAAAGGAGCAGTTCGCGTTCGGAGCGGGCACCGAACCGGCTCATGGTCTCCTGGAACGGTCGGGGACGGCCGGCATCGGTGAGCGCGAGTGTCTCGCCGTCGAGCACGACACTGCGGCACGGCAGTGCCCGGACGAGTTCGACCAGTTCGGGGACCGATGCGGTGATATCGCGCAGCGTGCGAGTGAAGATCCACACGGCGTCCTCGTGGCGGTGCACCTGGATGCGTGCACCGTCGAGTTTGTATTCCACGCTCACGGCCCCGTCGAACTCGGTGAGTGCCGCCTCGAGCGACTCGGCGGGCGAGGCCAGCATCGGTCGGACCGGTCGGCCGAGTTCCAGGCCGAATTCCGCGAGCGCGTCGACGCCACCGTCGAAGGCCGCCGCCGCGGCCTGCGCGAGTCGGCCCGAGAGCATCACCGCCCGGCGGACCGGTTCGACGGGGAGACCGGCTGCCGCTGCGACCGCATCGGTCATCACCCCTTCGAGAGCACCCTGCCGCAGCTCACCACCGAGGAGCGCGACGAGGAAACGCTGCTCGGACTCGGTGGCCCGGCCGAACAGCTCCAGGAGCAGTTGCTGCCGCGCGGCGGTGGATCCGGAACCCGCGATGCCGGCGAGGCGGTCGAGGAAGCCGGACACCTCGTCGACGGAGAGCGTCGGATCGTCGGCGACCGGCGCGGAGAGGCCGGCGAGGGTGCGGAAGCCGACACCCACGCGGCCCTGGGTCATCTCTCCGGACAACCATGAGACCACCGCTTCGACCTCGTGAGGTTCGGCGCGCCCGAGTATTTCCCGCAGCAGATCGATCTTGGTGCGTCGTGACCGTGTGGCGGCGACGGCAACGGAGGTGTCGACAACCGAGTGCAGCAGCATCGCTTCGACGTTAGCGCCCGGACGTGCCACGCGGAGGAAATCGTGCGTCGGGGTGTATTTCCGCACGCCGGTGGGAATCGAGAGGCCAGGATGGTGCACAGGACGTGTGCAC harbors:
- a CDS encoding ATP-dependent DNA ligase: MLLHSVVDTSVAVAATRSRRTKIDLLREILGRAEPHEVEAVVSWLSGEMTQGRVGVGFRTLAGLSAPVADDPTLSVDEVSGFLDRLAGIAGSGSTAARQQLLLELFGRATESEQRFLVALLGGELRQGALEGVMTDAVAAAAGLPVEPVRRAVMLSGRLAQAAAAAFDGGVDALAEFGLELGRPVRPMLASPAESLEAALTEFDGAVSVEYKLDGARIQVHRHEDAVWIFTRTLRDITASVPELVELVRALPCRSVVLDGETLALTDAGRPRPFQETMSRFGARSERELLLYPYFFDCLHLDGADLLDEPLSVRLDQLARVAGEHRIPALVAPDADSAEAHLGDSLGNGHEGVMVKSLTSTYTAGRRGRAWQKVKPEHPLDLVVLAAEWGYGRRTGFLSNLHLGARDPDGGPPIMVGKTFKGLTDALLQWQTEEFPRHETHRDEHTVHLRPAIVVEIELDGVQTSSRYPGGVALRFARVLRYRPDKSAADADTIDAVRALLPAAPVPGSGLP